A single region of the Amia ocellicauda isolate fAmiCal2 chromosome 8, fAmiCal2.hap1, whole genome shotgun sequence genome encodes:
- the cetn3 gene encoding centrin-3 isoform X2 encodes MSLSLRTELAADKTKRKKRRELTEEQKQEIKEAFELFDTDKDKEIDYHELKVAMRALGFDVKKADVLKILKDYDREGTGKITFEDFNEVVTDWMLDRDPQEEILKAFKLFDDDDSGKISLRNLRRVARELGENMTDEELRAMIDEFDKDGDGEKPLLLIPDP; translated from the exons ATGAGTCTGTCATTAAG GACCGAGCTTGCAGCTGACAAAACTAAACGGAAGAAAAGGAGAGAACTGACGGAGGAGCAGAAACAAGAAATTAAAGAGGCTTTTGAATTATTTGATActgacaaagacaaagaaattGACTATCATGAATTAAAG GTTGCAATGAGAGCTTTGGGCTTTGATGTGAAAAAAgcagatgttttaaaaatacttaaagATTATGACAGAGAAGGAACTGGAAAGATAACATTTGAAGACTTTAATGAAGTGG TGACGGACTGGATGTTGGATCGAGATCCCCAGGAGGAGATTTTGAAGGCCTTCAAACTTTTTGATGACGATGATTCTGGGAAGATTAGCCTCAGGAACCTGCGGCGAGTGGCTAGGGAACTTGGGGAAAACATGACTGATGAGGAACTGCGTGCGATGATTGATGAGTTTGACAAAGATGGAGATGGTGAAA agccgctccttctcatccctgacccctaa
- the cetn3 gene encoding centrin-3 isoform X1, protein MSLSLRTELAADKTKRKKRRELTEEQKQEIKEAFELFDTDKDKEIDYHELKVAMRALGFDVKKADVLKILKDYDREGTGKITFEDFNEVVTDWMLDRDPQEEILKAFKLFDDDDSGKISLRNLRRVARELGENMTDEELRAMIDEFDKDGDGEINQEEFMSIMTGDT, encoded by the exons ATGAGTCTGTCATTAAG GACCGAGCTTGCAGCTGACAAAACTAAACGGAAGAAAAGGAGAGAACTGACGGAGGAGCAGAAACAAGAAATTAAAGAGGCTTTTGAATTATTTGATActgacaaagacaaagaaattGACTATCATGAATTAAAG GTTGCAATGAGAGCTTTGGGCTTTGATGTGAAAAAAgcagatgttttaaaaatacttaaagATTATGACAGAGAAGGAACTGGAAAGATAACATTTGAAGACTTTAATGAAGTGG TGACGGACTGGATGTTGGATCGAGATCCCCAGGAGGAGATTTTGAAGGCCTTCAAACTTTTTGATGACGATGATTCTGGGAAGATTAGCCTCAGGAACCTGCGGCGAGTGGCTAGGGAACTTGGGGAAAACATGACTGATGAGGAACTGCGTGCGATGATTGATGAGTTTGACAAAGATGGAGATGGTGAAA taaaCCAGGAGGAGTTTATGTCCATCATGACGGGAGACacctaa